Proteins encoded together in one Thermodesulforhabdus norvegica window:
- a CDS encoding pilus assembly FimT family protein — protein MSVFRRINREKAGFTVIEALVVIAIMVIVSSFVAYPEIRRIKRVYDNRSTAQAVASAFYFARTASYTYPNGVIVTYDSDSRTLRVCADQNSSNSCDSDTPGGDLFLQTMTLEKAENVDFDFTEGNFVIFRRGFPKTTSNAFAAGTVTVDDFRISVSRTGRVRVEKVS, from the coding sequence ATGTCTGTTTTCCGCAGAATAAATAGGGAAAAGGCCGGTTTTACGGTTATCGAAGCCCTTGTAGTTATTGCAATCATGGTTATTGTGAGCTCTTTTGTGGCTTATCCTGAAATACGCCGTATAAAAAGGGTCTATGACAACCGCAGTACGGCCCAGGCTGTTGCATCGGCTTTTTATTTCGCACGTACGGCATCCTACACATACCCTAACGGCGTAATAGTAACTTATGATTCGGATAGCCGTACTCTTCGCGTTTGTGCCGACCAGAATTCTTCAAACTCCTGCGATAGTGATACCCCTGGTGGAGACCTCTTTCTCCAGACCATGACCCTGGAAAAGGCCGAAAACGTGGATTTCGATTTTACGGAAGGTAATTTTGTCATATTCAGAAGAGGTTTTCCCAAAACGACCTCAAATGCTTTTGCGGCAGGTACTGTAACCGTTGACGATTTCAGGATTAGCGTTTCGAGAACGGGAAGGGTAAGGGTGGAGAAGGTATCATGA
- a CDS encoding type IV pilus modification PilV family protein, whose product MKGHCKNTGYSIIELLMAMLVFAIIALATTAMFARYGTGSRYAGELTNGVFALSNLFERYVSAASFADLPNVCDEVPSEVEHFGKRYRVRCEYIEHSPKLGQIYISLAWDQYRHSVGASIYKFRDE is encoded by the coding sequence ATGAAAGGCCATTGTAAAAACACCGGATACAGTATCATAGAGCTTCTCATGGCAATGCTGGTCTTTGCTATAATCGCCCTGGCGACTACGGCTATGTTTGCCCGCTACGGGACTGGGTCCCGCTATGCCGGAGAGCTTACCAACGGAGTTTTCGCCCTGAGCAACCTCTTCGAGCGCTACGTTTCGGCGGCTTCTTTCGCAGATCTGCCGAATGTGTGTGATGAGGTTCCATCAGAAGTCGAGCACTTTGGTAAGCGTTATCGAGTAAGGTGTGAATACATAGAGCATAGCCCGAAATTGGGGCAGATATACATATCTCTTGCCTGGGATCAGTACAGGCATTCGGTTGGCGCAAGCATATACAAGTTCAGGGATGAGTAG
- a CDS encoding prepilin-type N-terminal cleavage/methylation domain-containing protein, translating into MKGKTDICGFTLMELLVVLLLGMVLAGAVYSFFLPIFGAVRHVHEASFMQEGVRSALEIMIRDIRMADSFPNGKVGACSPVADAKSDQITVRMDVNGDGDCDDADEEISYQFVEDEKSIERKGSQADDFEDFIGGDDTGIQVDCFTFVYYDRNGNELAAPVADPDNVVFVEVRTVVRSSREVRGYTDDTVYDRIEDCGPFNDSFVRRYVEGFAAIRNKYIGEG; encoded by the coding sequence ATGAAGGGAAAGACCGATATTTGTGGTTTTACGCTGATGGAGCTTCTGGTCGTGCTCCTTTTAGGAATGGTTCTTGCCGGAGCCGTTTACTCTTTCTTCCTGCCAATCTTCGGAGCCGTCAGGCACGTCCATGAGGCTTCCTTTATGCAGGAAGGGGTCAGATCTGCTCTGGAGATCATGATAAGGGACATTCGCATGGCCGATTCTTTTCCCAACGGTAAGGTAGGTGCGTGTAGTCCCGTTGCCGACGCCAAGAGCGATCAAATTACCGTCAGGATGGACGTAAACGGCGACGGAGACTGTGATGATGCCGACGAGGAGATATCCTACCAGTTCGTGGAGGATGAGAAATCAATCGAGCGGAAAGGTAGTCAGGCAGACGACTTTGAGGATTTTATCGGCGGTGATGATACCGGTATTCAGGTGGACTGCTTCACCTTTGTTTATTACGATCGTAACGGAAATGAGCTTGCCGCGCCCGTTGCAGATCCGGATAACGTGGTTTTCGTCGAAGTCCGCACCGTTGTGAGATCGTCCCGTGAAGTCAGGGGATATACTGACGATACCGTTTATGACCGCATTGAGGATTGTGGCCCCTTTAATGACAGTTTCGTAAGGCGTTACGTTGAAGGATTTGCCGCCATCCGTAACAAGTACATCGGAGAAGGTTAA